From the Oncorhynchus mykiss isolate Arlee unplaced genomic scaffold, USDA_OmykA_1.1 un_scaffold_223, whole genome shotgun sequence genome, the window tgagagcattggaaaggcttctcccctgtgtgtgttctgtcatgCTTTTTCAGGCTCCCCATCTgggtaaaaccctttccacactgagcgcattggaaaggcttttctacagtgtgtgttctctcatgTGATTTTAGAGTACCTGATTGGGCAAACGcctttccacactgagagcattgGAAAGGCTTCTCTACAGAGTGTGTTCTCTCATGTGATTTCAAGGTACCTGATTGGGTAAAACTCTTACCACAGTGGGAGCAGAGGtagggcttctctccagtgtgtattcttTTATGTTTTTCCAGTTTCCCTAACTGTGTAAAGCTCTTTTCACACTGGGAACAGTGGAAAGGCTTCTCTACGGAGTGTGTTCGCTCGTGTTTTTTCAGGTTACTTGACATGGAgaatctctttccacactgggagcagtggaaaggcttttctcctggGTGCCTCCTCTCATGTGATTTCAGATACCCTAaatgggtaaaactctttccacactgagagcagtgatGTTGTCTTGCTGGGTCTGGTTCCCCTGAAGGACTCTTTTCGCTGTCAAAGTgagagtctggtctctctcctgtcaaagACAAGAGTATTTTGTTAAATAGAGAGACCTGAATAAAACCTCCACATTTTTAAACTGTCTCACTATGAGCTTTAATCCAGTCTAGATCCCTCATTATAAAATGGGTCGTTTGGATCGTGGATGCTGATTGATTGGTAGCTGTTAGTTATTCACGATAATCCACTGGTAATAGCTGTTAACAGTTCCATTTTAATTATCCCTAAACATCCGCTGTAACCTGTAATAACCTGTAATAACCTGTGGGGACGGGGTCTATATAACCTGTAATAACCTGTGGGTCCGGGGTCTATATAACCTGTAATAACCTGTGGGTCCGGGGTCTATATAACCTGTAATAACCTGTGGGGCCAGTGTCTATATAACCTGTAATAACCTGTGGGGCCGGGGTCTATATAACCTGTAATAACCTGTGGGGCCGGGGTCTATATAACCTGTAATAACCTGTAATAACCTGTGGGGCCAGGGTCTATATAACCTGTAATAACCTGTAATAACCTGTAATAACCTGTGGGTCCGGAGTCTATATAACCTGTAATAACCTGTGGGCCCGGGGTCTATATAACCTGTAATAACCTGTGGGGCCGGAGTCTATATAACCCGAAATAACCTGTAATAACCTGTAATAACCTGTGGGTCCGGAGTCTATATAACCTGTAATAACCTGTGGGCCCGGGGTCTATATAACCTGTAATAACCTGTGGGGCCGGGGTCTATATAACCCGAAATAACCTGTAATAACCTGTGGGACCAGTGTCTATATAACCTGTAATAACCTGTAATAACCTGTGGGGCCATAGATTTAGACATGAGCTGGtggtaataatatgttatatgacGTGGTATCATAGAGATTTCAATCAGATCAGTCTGTTTTCCCTTATAGCTAAAAACCTAAGAACTTAAAGATTtttgttgccccccccccccccccccccccacacactcatgTAGCTTTAAAGGTTGGCTTTGGGCACAAGAAAAACAGTCCAACTCCACCTCTCAATTTTCTAACAGAAATGGGATGTGCCTTTCGTGGTTCAGCGTTGTATCATTCTGTTCTTGCGCGCCGCGACCGACGGACCTAGTTCGTAAACTAAAGGGGTCTACCGACAATACGCAAACAGGGCGGAAGGAGCTTAGCGCAGTGTTACAATGTCGTTTTTCCTTACAAAAGGGGCGGCTTCTTGTAAGACGCTTCGTCATTCAAAGCAGTTTTTTTTTCTACCTGGAAATTGACACCCGTTCCTTGTGAAGATTGAGGGACGGTATTGAGAGAGTTTTGCAACGGAAGTCCCGCCCCTGTGTCTACATCACGTTTTTTCCGGTATCCCTTCTGGTGTAAACACAGATGGACGTTCTGCTTCTTTGCTTCTACTACGTACCAGTGGCGGgagaagtacccaattgtcaaacttgagtaaaagtaaagataacttatTAATAAGttgcccagtaaaatactacttgagtaaaataatcgttttaaatatacttacttatcaaaagtaaatgtaatttcaaaaatatacttgtgtttcaaaagtaaaagtataaataatttcacattcctaaTATTTAGCAAACCAGACAACAGGATGttcatttgtatttgtttttatttacggatagccaggggctaaATTCAACACtcaagacatcatttacaaatgaagcatttgtgttttgtgagtcTGCCTGATAAGAGgcaggagggatgaccagggatgttctcttgatgtgCTTGAATTGGAAAATGTTCCTGCTGCTAAGCATTCATCATcgtgtaacaagtacttttggggaAAATGTATGCAGTAAAAATGACATGTTTTTCTTTAGGAACggagtggagtaaaagttgtcaaaaaaatcTATAGTGAAGTAAAGTACAAGTAGCCAATAAAAcgacttaagtaaaaatattttcAAATAGAAGACAACTCAGAAGACCTCTAGTGATGTTCTGACTGACATGTGATCTACCTTCCACCCACCCACTCAGAAGACCTCTAGTGATGTTCTGACTGACATGTTATCTACCTTCCATCCACCCACTCAGAAGACCTCTAGTGATGTTCTGACTGACATGTTATCTaccttccatccatccactcagAAGACCTCTAGTGATGTTCTGACTGACATGTTATCTACCTTCCATCCACCCACTCAGAAGACCTCTAGTGATGTTCTGACTGACATGTTATCTaccttccatccatccactcagAAGACCTCTAGTGATGTTCTGACTGACATGTGATCTACCATCCATTCACCACCTCAGAAGACCTCTAGTGATgttctgactgactgacatgtgATCTACCATCCATTCACCACCTCAGAAGACCTCTAGTGATGTTCTGACTGACACGCTGTAAACCAAACAACTAAACGTCCTGAGGTTTTAAGGTCAGAATCAAGAAATACACACAATATTCATCCATTTTATAATTTACATTTTATAATATCCAAATCATGTCATGAACATGTAAGGTTTCTTACATGTATCCAACATATCAAAGTGTagaatcaaaatcaaatacattttaaaagtgtaATCTGATTTTAGACATAATCCTGtgtcagaaactaaaacaggcCTATTCTAGAGAATGATTTCATGTAAACAATATGGTTTAATGTGGCATAAAACAACAGTCAAACATCAGTCAGAACACAGTGACTCATCAGAACACAGTGACTCATCAGAACACAGTGACTCATCAGAACACAGTGACTCATCGGAACACAGTGACTCATCGGAACACAGTGACTCATCGGAACACTGCCCGTCTATTCTATGATGTGATTTCAGGTCTTCtgtgtgtattttttatttaacaaccTGATATTCATTACGCAATGGGAACATGGGTACACACATCGCCAGAGTGTTTTCTCTTCTTATGTTTGCGCAGACTTCCTAAATGGAAAAAATCATTTCCACACAGGGAGCAATGGTAAGgtatctctcctgtgtgtgttcgctcATGTAATTTTAGGTCATGTGATTGTGAAAATCTCTTTCTACAATGGGCACAggggtaaggcttttctcctgtgtgtgtcctctcatgtgaTTTTAGGTCCTGTGATCGTGAAAATCTCTTTCCACAATTTGCACAggggtaaggcttttctcctgtgtgtattctattATGTTTGTTCAGGCTCCCTGACTGCGTAAAACTCTtttcacactgggagcagtggtatggTTTCTCCCCCGTGTGTGTCCTCTCGTGTGATTTTAGATCCTGTGATCCTGAAAATCTCTTTGGACAATAGGCACAGGgataaggcttttctcctgtgtgtattctattATGTTTGTTCAGGCTCCCTAACTGGGTAAAACTCTTTTCACACTGGGTGCAGTGgtatggtttctcccctgtgtgtatcctCTCGTGTGATTTTAGTTGCTGTGATCGTAAaaatctctttccacactgggaacattggaaagaCTTTTCTCCTGAGTGTTTCCTTTCATGctctttcaggcttcctaactgggtaaaactctttccacacaagGAGCAGTGGTATggtctctcccctgtgtgtgtcctctcgtgCTCCTTCAGCTTATCTGACGACCTAAAATTATTTCCACAATGGGAACAgcggtaaggcttttctcctgtgtgtattcgaTTATGTTTGTTCAGGCTCCATaactgggtaaaactctttccacactgggagcagagaAAAGGTTTCTCCCTTGTGTGTGTCCTCTGATGTATTTTAAGGTACCGTGACAACTTAAAACTCTTATTACACTGGGAGCAGTCGAGTCGTCTCACTGGTTTGGGAGTCTCTGGGTCTGGTTCCCCTGAAGCACTCTTACTGCTGTCAGAGTgagagtctggtctctctcctgccaaagacagagtATTTGGTTAAGCAGAGAGACCTGAATAAAACCCCCACATGATAAAACTGTCTTCCTATGAGGTTTTAATCTAGACTCATTATAAACCGTACATTTGGATCTTTGATGCCGATTGGTTAAAAGCCGTTAGTTAGTCCCAATACTACCCGGGTAATGGCTATTAACAGTTCCATTTGAATCATTCCTACACATCCAttgtcccacagcccagccaggccatttataaactaatctccactgtcccacagcccagccaggcaattcataaactaatctccactgtcccacagcccagccaggcaatttataaactaatctccactgtcccacagcccagccaggccatttataaactaatctccactgtcccacagcccagccaggccatttataaactaatctccactgtcccacagcccagccaggcaatttataaactaatctccactgtcccacagcccagccaggcaatttataaactaatctccactgtcccatagCCCAGCCAGGCCATTTataaactaatctccactgtcccacagcccagacaggAAATTCTCTCCACTGGGgaaaaaaagcatctagacattattaCCCCATGCTTCTAGTGAAATATTTGGTTTGTAACAGAAGGGACTtgttcaaaccctttgctatccGCCTCTCTGCATTTCAAATAAAAGAAAATACGTATTCTGGTGATTTATTATTCAATAGAAATGTCAGAAGTCGTTTTCACATAACGTTATACTGAACTGAGAATCAAATatgcttcacaaaaaaataacatAGTAGCTGTGGCAGAAGAAATATTTTGAAAAGGGTGAATATTTCTGCATCTATCAGTGCCATCAGGTAAACTGACTTCAGATGTGTTCATGTAAAAATGATTGTTAGAGCCATTTTTGTATCAGAAAGATATTTTGTCTAGGGATACAAATTTCGATTAATTTTGATGCCGACTAACCAACCCTCATTAAGCGGTTAACAAACggtcaacaaaaaaaatccaaacagtAAAATGATGTGACCAACAGAAAATACTATCAGAGATCTGTATATTATGACAAGATTCTCAAGTCtttgccctaacaatgggagttgtCCCAACGGCGTGAAGGCAGCCGACAAGTTCAGGTCCAAAATAAGCCGATAGAAACGCATTGGGCATATTTTGacgagagtgaaacctctcgcttcacttcttcctctctgatgcTATTGTGACGGAAAATgttgtttgtgcttttctaataaccaatgtATGTGTTCATGTAAGCGACTGATTGAACGAATCCTCACTATCGGCATCTGCAATTTGGCAATACGCTCAGAcccttgttttgagaacgaaagggatatctcagtttcaaggtctcagcttggagAGAAGAAGTCTCGTGggggtattggtctgtcacatgcatgAACCAAACGTTAATAATGAATAAACTATGAatgatgaataagctaaatcatgcaaatataacttgttaGCAGTATATAAGAGATCTAACAGGACTGCCCCGGAGGAGCTCCCTGCAGACCGGC encodes:
- the LOC110510862 gene encoding zinc finger protein 501 isoform X1, coding for MLTSYLANIPTMSSLNDSPTSKEGVCWTEKETLGLNIVVKEEKEEEDVTVKVEGETVTVKEEEKDVTAKEEEDAFRVKEEEDVTVKEEEEDEDAGEEGEMTVTVKEEEDIFGMKEVGEITVTLEEEEEEEETGDLINNRERPDSHSDSSKSASGEPDPETPKPVRRLDCSQCNKSFKLSRYLKIHQRTHTREKPFLCSQCGKSFTQLWSLNKHNRIHTGEKPYRCSHCGNNFRSSDKLKEHERTHTGERPYHCSLCGKSFTQLGSLKEHERKHSGEKSFQCSQCGKRFLRSQQLKSHERIHTGEKPYHCTQCEKSFTQLGSLNKHNRIHTGEKPYPCAYCPKRFSGSQDLKSHERTHTGEKPYHCSQCEKSFTQSGSLNKHNRIHTGEKPYPCANCGKRFSRSQDLKSHERTHTGEKPYPCAHCRKRFSQSHDLKLHERTHTGEIPYHCSLCGNDFFHLGSLRKHKKRKHSGDVCTHVPIA